A stretch of Canis lupus baileyi chromosome 2, mCanLup2.hap1, whole genome shotgun sequence DNA encodes these proteins:
- the GIN1 gene encoding gypsy retrotransposon integrase-like protein 1 isoform X2, whose amino-acid sequence MGPFHASNRSHVYTIIMTDLFTKWVVILPLCDVSASEISKAIINIFFLYGPPQKIIMDQREEFIHEINVELYGLFGTKQIVISHSSQTINPTESTPSTIKAFLSKHCADHPNNWDDHLSAISFAFNVTHLEPTKNIPYFQMFNRNPYMTETSDILHEADGNDTSMFAKILGAIKEADKIMENKTTSAGQMENNNLDELNKSKIIVKKKPKQLNPFHLKVGHEVLRQRKNWWKDGRFQSEWVGPCVIDYITESGCAVLRDNTGTRLKRPIKMSHLKPYVRESSEQDSLYLLQGSVVADHDYIGFPEIPIGAYQANILVEDATIGVVDNELLTSSKDRELLEFRNAKISPLIEDHSTLEKQTFSLLDSSNQVLEYLS is encoded by the exons ATGGGCCCATTTCATGCAAGCAACAGAAGTCATGTTTATACTATAATCATGACAGATTTGTTCACAAAATGGGTTGTGATTTTGCCTCTCTGTGATGTTTCAGCATCAGAAATTTCTAAAGctattatcaatatatttttcttatatggccctcctcagaaaataataatggaCCAAAGAGAAGAGTTCATTCATGAG ATCAATGTTGAACTGTATGGATTGTTTGGCACAAAGCAAATTGTAATTTCTCATAGCTCCCAAACCATTAATCCAACTGAAAGTACACCGAGCACAATAAAGGCATTTCTTTCTAAACACTGTGCTGACCACCCAAACAACTGGGATGATCACCTATCAGCTATTTCATTTGCCTTCAATGTAACTCACTTG gAGCCTACTAAAAATATACcgtattttcaaatgtttaatcgAAATCCATACATGACTGAGACTTCAGATATTCTCCATGAAGCAGATGGTAATGATACAAGTATGTTTGCCAAAATTCTAGGTGCAATTAAAGAAGCTGATAAAATAATGGAGAATAAGACAACTTCAGCAGGACAG ATGGAGAACAACAATCTTGATGaactaaataaaagcaaaatcattgttaaaaagaaaccaaagcaattAAATCCATTTCATTTAAAAGTGGGTCATGAAGttttaagacaaagaaaaaattggTGGAAGGATGGTCGTTTCCAGTCAGAATGGGTTGGTCCTTGTGTCATAGACTATATTACAGAAAGTGGATGTGCTGTTCTAAGAGACAACACTGGGACGAGACTTAAAAGACCTATCAAAATGTCCCACCTTAAGCCTTATGTAAGAGAGTCCAGTGAGCAAG atagTCTTTATCTCTTACAAGGTTCAGTAGTGGCAGATCATGACTACATTGGATTTCCTGAAATTCCAATTGGAGCATACCAAGCGAATATTCTGGTAGAAGATGCAACTATTGGCGTAGTCGATAATGAATTACTGACATCAAGCAAAGATCGTGAACTATTAGAATTTAGAAATGCCAAAATCTCTCCATTGATAGAAGATCATAGTACTCTTGAAAAGCAGACTTTCAGTCTGTTGGACTCTTCAAACCAAGTCCTTGAGTACTTAAGTTAG